A stretch of the Candidatus Woesearchaeota archaeon genome encodes the following:
- a CDS encoding protein translocase SEC61 complex subunit gamma → MSKASEFIQECKRVFRITKKPTKEEYKSIALISGLGILVIGLIGAILTIISNKQVLGLQWAIIIAVIAIIVLMLWGRKKQ, encoded by the coding sequence ATGAGCAAAGCATCGGAATTCATACAAGAATGCAAAAGAGTATTTAGAATAACAAAAAAACCGACAAAAGAAGAATATAAATCAATCGCATTAATATCTGGATTAGGAATACTAGTTATAGGCCTGATAGGGGCAATACTAACAATAATAAGCAACAAACAAGTATTAGGACTTCAATGGGCAATAATAATTGCAGTAATTGCGATAATAGTGCTAATGTTGTGGGGTAGAAAAAAACAATAA
- the ftsZ gene encoding cell division protein FtsZ has translation MDQQINTGYREDIRSVKQTNIERKSNELDEELERLLSQQKAKIKVFGCGGGGNNTINRITEIGIHGAETIAINTDAQDLLYTSADKKILIGRDLTKGLGAGSIPKIGEEAAREQSHEIKQTMAGADMIFITCGLGGGTGTGSAPIVAELSKNSGALTVGIVTIPFRMEGQRRYENAMMGLDSLRKNVDTLIVIPNDKLLELAPDLPLHTAFKIADELLTNAVKGVAELVTKAGLVNLDFADIRTVMGDGGVALIGVGESDSDNRATEAVEKAINNPLLDVDIQGANGALINVVGGPDMTLEEARKVVEIVSERLDAEARMIWGAQINDDLEGTIKVMLVVTGVKSSQIMGSYKESKEQRKKTSESELGIEFVD, from the coding sequence ATGGATCAACAAATCAACACAGGATACCGAGAAGATATCCGAAGCGTAAAACAAACAAACATAGAAAGAAAATCAAACGAACTAGACGAAGAACTAGAACGATTATTATCCCAACAAAAAGCAAAAATAAAAGTTTTCGGATGTGGAGGCGGTGGAAACAACACAATAAATAGAATAACAGAAATAGGAATTCACGGAGCAGAAACAATAGCTATCAACACAGACGCACAAGACTTACTATATACTTCTGCAGATAAGAAAATTCTCATAGGACGAGACTTAACTAAAGGACTCGGAGCAGGAAGCATACCAAAAATAGGTGAAGAAGCAGCAAGAGAGCAAAGCCATGAAATAAAACAAACGATGGCTGGCGCAGATATGATTTTCATAACCTGTGGTCTTGGTGGTGGAACTGGAACAGGCTCAGCACCAATAGTTGCAGAACTAAGCAAAAATTCAGGAGCCCTAACTGTTGGAATAGTGACCATACCTTTTAGAATGGAAGGACAAAGAAGATACGAAAATGCAATGATGGGGCTTGATTCACTAAGAAAAAATGTAGACACCCTAATAGTGATACCAAACGACAAATTACTAGAACTAGCACCAGACCTTCCTTTACACACAGCATTTAAAATAGCAGATGAGCTACTAACAAACGCAGTAAAAGGAGTAGCAGAACTAGTAACAAAAGCAGGACTAGTAAATCTGGACTTTGCAGACATAAGAACTGTAATGGGAGATGGAGGCGTAGCACTAATAGGCGTTGGAGAATCAGATTCTGATAACAGAGCAACAGAAGCAGTAGAAAAGGCCATTAACAACCCTTTGTTAGATGTTGATATACAAGGTGCAAATGGAGCGCTAATAAATGTAGTCGGCGGACCAGATATGACTTTAGAAGAAGCAAGAAAAGTTGTAGAAATAGTATCTGAAAGACTGGATGCAGAAGCAAGGATGATATGGGGAGCACAAATAAATGATGACCTTGAAGGAACCATAAAAGTTATGCTTGTTGTGACTGGAGTAAAAAGCAGCCAAATAATGGGTTCATACAAGGAAAGCAAAGAACAAAGAAAAAAAACATCAGAATCAGAACTAGGCATAGAATTTGTAGACTAA
- a CDS encoding transcription elongation factor Spt5 — protein MEENILKKNVPDAVELERIKELDKEMGESEKSEKKTEKGTITTHIFAVRVTANREDQVMSFISSNVQRKKLDVYSVIRPHGMRGYIFLEAETKSDAEQAAYGVPYSRGILGGEIPYSEIEHMLEQAKKEVDIRKNDVAEIISGPFKREKAKITRVDKAKEEVVVELLEAAVPIPITLKLDAIKVIRRDEE, from the coding sequence ATGGAAGAAAATATACTAAAGAAAAACGTGCCAGATGCGGTGGAATTAGAAAGAATAAAAGAACTAGACAAAGAAATGGGAGAGTCAGAAAAATCCGAAAAAAAAACGGAAAAAGGAACAATAACAACCCACATTTTTGCAGTTAGAGTTACAGCAAATAGAGAAGACCAAGTAATGAGCTTTATATCGAGTAATGTGCAAAGAAAAAAACTAGATGTATATTCAGTAATCAGACCTCATGGGATGAGAGGATACATATTCTTAGAAGCAGAAACCAAAAGCGACGCAGAACAAGCAGCGTACGGCGTTCCATATTCTCGAGGCATACTTGGAGGAGAAATACCTTATAGTGAAATAGAACATATGCTTGAACAAGCAAAAAAAGAAGTAGACATCAGGAAAAACGATGTTGCAGAAATAATCTCAGGACCTTTCAAAAGAGAAAAAGCAAAAATAACAAGAGTAGACAAAGCAAAAGAAGAAGTTGTTGTAGAATTGCTGGAAGCAGCAGTACCAATACCAATAACTCTAA